From one Catenuloplanes nepalensis genomic stretch:
- a CDS encoding Trp biosynthesis-associated membrane protein, with protein sequence MTSGPAVTDPGTAAGRTGARRAFTLALLLCAAGAGLALYAVTRVWLVEVTERAAPLPPSSTERTGSDLLVWLQPLAVVSLAGAGALIATRGPVRRAIGGLLAVLGLAIGIGAATQLGAGLWPALTLLGGVAVAVAGGWTAARGADWPSLGARYERPAPVGDEPPPAVNAPRGTRQAWDALDRGEDPTDE encoded by the coding sequence ATGACCAGCGGTCCGGCCGTGACCGATCCGGGCACGGCGGCCGGGCGTACCGGCGCGCGGCGGGCGTTCACGCTCGCGCTGCTGCTGTGCGCGGCCGGCGCCGGCCTGGCGCTCTACGCGGTGACCCGGGTCTGGCTGGTGGAGGTGACCGAGCGGGCCGCGCCGCTGCCGCCGTCGAGCACCGAACGCACCGGCTCCGATCTGCTGGTCTGGCTGCAGCCGCTGGCGGTGGTGTCGCTGGCCGGTGCGGGCGCGCTGATCGCCACGCGCGGCCCGGTCCGGCGCGCGATCGGCGGCCTGCTGGCCGTGCTCGGCCTGGCGATCGGAATCGGTGCCGCGACCCAGCTGGGCGCCGGTCTCTGGCCCGCGCTGACGCTGCTCGGCGGCGTGGCGGTGGCGGTGGCGGGCGGTTGGACGGCGGCCCGCGGCGCGGACTGGCCGTCGCTCGGCGCGCGCTACGAGCGCCCCGCCCCCGTCGGCGACGAGCCGCCCCCGGCGGTCAACGCCCCGCGCGGCACCCGTCAGGCCTGGGACGCCCTGGACCGCGGCGAGGATCCGACGGACGAGTAG
- the trpC gene encoding indole-3-glycerol phosphate synthase TrpC, producing MLDEILAGVREDVETRQQQVPLERLREMCAEVAPPIDAYAALRKPGVGVIAEVKRASPSKGPLAEIPDPAVLASDYAAGGARVISVLTEGRWFGGSLADLDSVRAAVDVPILRKDFVVSSYQVHEARAHGADLVLLIVAALEQNALVGLLERIESLGMTALVEVHDEDETDRALEAGAKVIGVNARNLRTLEVDRTVFERIAPGLPNEVVKIAESGVRGPHDLIRYASAGADAVLVGEGLVTQSSPRDAVAALVNAGNHPATPRPAR from the coding sequence GTGCTCGACGAGATCCTGGCCGGTGTGCGCGAGGACGTCGAGACCCGTCAGCAGCAGGTGCCGCTGGAGCGTCTGAGAGAGATGTGCGCCGAGGTGGCGCCGCCGATCGACGCGTACGCCGCACTGCGCAAGCCCGGTGTCGGCGTGATCGCCGAGGTCAAGCGCGCGTCCCCGTCGAAGGGCCCGCTCGCGGAGATCCCCGATCCGGCGGTGCTGGCGAGCGACTACGCCGCGGGCGGTGCCCGGGTGATCAGCGTGCTGACCGAGGGTCGCTGGTTCGGCGGCTCGCTGGCCGACCTCGACTCCGTGCGCGCGGCCGTGGACGTGCCGATCCTGCGCAAGGACTTCGTGGTCTCCAGCTATCAGGTGCACGAGGCGCGCGCGCACGGCGCCGACCTGGTGCTGCTGATCGTGGCGGCGCTGGAGCAGAACGCGCTGGTCGGCCTGCTGGAGCGGATCGAGTCGCTGGGCATGACCGCGCTGGTCGAGGTGCACGACGAGGACGAGACGGACCGCGCGCTGGAAGCCGGCGCGAAGGTGATCGGCGTGAACGCGCGCAACCTGCGCACGCTCGAGGTCGACCGGACCGTCTTCGAGCGGATCGCGCCCGGCCTGCCGAACGAGGTCGTCAAGATCGCCGAGTCGGGCGTGCGCGGACCGCACGACCTGATCCGGTACGCGTCGGCCGGTGCCGACGCCGTGCTGGTCGGCGAGGGCCTGGTCACCCAGAGCAGCCCGCGGGACGCGGTGGCCGCGCTGGTCAACGCCGGCAACCACCCGGCGACCCCGAGGCCGGCCCGATGA
- a CDS encoding FAD-dependent oxidoreductase, translated as MRTAIVVGAGIGGLAAAGALARSGWQVTVLERGDRVPVDRAALILWPNGVRALRSLGLGDGLHAIATPLRDRGVRRPDGQWLVQPRQPGPDAQPPIVVHREDLHDALIAGLGDGVEIRTGVPIDTVRLHAGDAERLHAGDRPSIGHGRQRYEADLIVAADGIDSVLRKALAPEASVVSSGCAAWRAVIPWYRAPRLPDDMSPNGETLGAGYRFVAVSLGERGSAGGSSRGGIYWVATAAGAPRPESPAVQLQLLRRWLADWHAPIGELLAATEPGDLIQQEVRELRPLPRQYGFGSGPGGVVLLGDAAHAMPHHLGQGACLAFEDAATLRSVMAEAVPGRTLTTAIEQYSRARRPRTATIVRQTRRMSAVIQARGRLALRARDAALGTITPRLLGSVATTAGEWRPPV; from the coding sequence ATGCGCACGGCGATCGTGGTGGGTGCGGGGATCGGCGGTCTCGCCGCGGCGGGCGCCCTCGCGCGATCCGGCTGGCAGGTCACCGTCCTGGAGCGGGGTGATCGTGTCCCGGTGGACCGGGCCGCGCTGATCCTCTGGCCGAACGGCGTGCGCGCGCTGCGCTCGCTCGGCCTCGGCGACGGCCTGCACGCGATCGCCACGCCGCTGCGCGACCGTGGGGTGCGGCGGCCGGACGGGCAGTGGCTGGTCCAGCCGCGCCAGCCCGGCCCGGACGCGCAGCCGCCGATCGTGGTGCACCGCGAGGACCTGCACGACGCGCTGATCGCCGGGCTCGGCGACGGCGTGGAGATCCGCACCGGCGTGCCGATCGACACGGTGCGGCTGCACGCGGGAGACGCTGAGCGGCTGCACGCCGGCGACCGACCGTCGATCGGGCACGGGCGGCAGCGCTACGAGGCCGACCTGATCGTGGCCGCGGACGGCATCGACAGCGTGCTGCGCAAGGCCCTGGCGCCGGAGGCGTCCGTGGTCAGCTCCGGCTGCGCCGCATGGCGCGCGGTCATCCCGTGGTACCGCGCACCGCGCCTGCCCGACGACATGTCGCCGAACGGCGAGACGCTCGGCGCGGGCTACCGGTTCGTGGCGGTCTCGCTCGGCGAGCGTGGCTCGGCCGGCGGGTCCAGCCGGGGCGGCATCTACTGGGTGGCGACCGCGGCCGGCGCGCCCCGGCCGGAGTCGCCCGCGGTCCAGCTGCAGCTGCTGCGCCGGTGGCTGGCCGACTGGCACGCGCCGATCGGCGAGCTGCTCGCGGCAACCGAGCCGGGGGACCTGATCCAGCAGGAGGTACGGGAGCTGCGCCCGCTGCCCCGGCAGTACGGGTTCGGCTCCGGCCCAGGCGGCGTGGTGCTGCTCGGCGACGCCGCGCACGCGATGCCGCACCACCTCGGGCAGGGCGCGTGCCTGGCGTTCGAGGACGCGGCCACGCTGCGTTCGGTGATGGCGGAGGCGGTGCCGGGGCGCACGCTGACCACCGCGATCGAGCAGTACAGCCGGGCCCGCCGGCCGCGCACCGCGACGATCGTGCGGCAGACCCGCCGGATGTCCGCGGTGATCCAGGCCCGCGGCCGCCTGGCCCTGCGCGCCCGCGACGCCGCACTCGGCACGATCACCCCCCGCCTGCTCGGCAGCGTCGCCACCACCGCCGGCGAGTGGCGCCCACCGGTCTGA
- a CDS encoding anthranilate synthase component I: protein MTTGAVHPDESSFREQVRKHRVVPVTRKLLADAETPVGVYRKLAGGPGTFLLESAEQGAASAGTAWSRYSFIGVRSAATLTERDGRAEWLGTPPAGVPVTGEPIDVLRATVEALHGGNDDGPPLTGGMVGYLAYDVIRRIERLPEQAENDLRLPEVGMMLATDLVVLDHYEGSATLVANAIVAAEADDAEVTAAYHHAIGRLDSMTTALSRPTPPMVSTVEKIKKTEPRSRTPDGGYPKAVEIAKEAIRDGECFQIVVAQRFERPTSADPLDVYRVLRTTNPSPYMYLLRFDDFDIVGSSPEAHLKVDGRRAMLHPIAGTRPRGATPAEDAALAAELLADPKERAEHVMLVDLGRNDLGRVCRPGTVQVPEFATIERYSHVMHIVSTVTGELTEDRTAFDALAATFPAGTLSGAPKVRAMEIIESLEPTRRGLYGGTVGYFGFGGDMDMAIAIRTALLRDGHAYVGAGAGIVADSDPAAEEQETRNKAAAVLAAIAAAETLRPAR from the coding sequence ATGACCACCGGTGCGGTCCACCCCGACGAGAGCTCGTTCCGCGAGCAGGTCCGCAAGCACCGGGTCGTGCCCGTGACCAGGAAGCTTCTGGCGGACGCGGAGACGCCGGTGGGCGTCTACCGCAAGCTGGCCGGCGGCCCCGGCACGTTCCTGCTGGAGTCGGCGGAGCAGGGTGCGGCCTCGGCCGGCACCGCCTGGTCGCGCTACTCGTTCATCGGCGTGCGCAGCGCCGCCACGCTGACCGAGCGGGACGGCCGCGCGGAGTGGCTCGGCACGCCCCCGGCCGGTGTGCCGGTGACCGGCGAGCCGATCGACGTGCTGCGCGCCACGGTCGAGGCGCTGCACGGCGGCAACGACGACGGCCCGCCGCTGACCGGCGGCATGGTCGGCTACCTGGCGTACGACGTGATCCGGCGGATCGAGCGGCTGCCGGAGCAGGCGGAGAACGACCTGCGGCTGCCGGAGGTCGGCATGATGCTGGCGACGGACCTGGTGGTGCTGGACCACTATGAGGGCTCGGCGACGCTGGTGGCGAACGCGATCGTGGCCGCGGAGGCGGACGACGCCGAGGTCACCGCGGCCTATCACCACGCGATCGGCCGGCTGGACTCGATGACCACCGCGCTGTCCCGACCGACGCCGCCGATGGTGTCGACGGTCGAAAAGATCAAGAAGACGGAGCCGCGCAGCCGGACGCCGGACGGCGGCTACCCCAAGGCCGTGGAGATCGCGAAGGAGGCGATCCGGGACGGCGAGTGCTTCCAGATCGTGGTCGCGCAGCGGTTCGAGCGCCCGACCAGCGCGGATCCGCTGGACGTCTACCGGGTGCTGCGGACCACGAACCCGAGCCCGTACATGTACCTGCTGCGCTTCGACGACTTCGACATCGTGGGCTCCTCCCCGGAGGCACACCTCAAGGTCGACGGCCGAAGGGCCATGCTGCACCCCATCGCGGGTACGCGTCCGCGCGGCGCCACCCCGGCCGAGGACGCCGCTCTGGCCGCGGAGCTGCTGGCCGACCCGAAGGAGCGCGCCGAGCACGTGATGCTGGTCGACCTGGGCCGCAACGACCTGGGCCGGGTGTGCCGGCCCGGCACGGTGCAGGTGCCGGAGTTCGCCACGATCGAGCGGTACAGCCACGTCATGCACATCGTCAGCACGGTGACCGGCGAACTGACCGAGGACCGCACCGCGTTCGACGCGCTGGCCGCCACGTTCCCGGCCGGCACGCTCTCCGGCGCGCCGAAGGTCCGGGCGATGGAGATCATCGAGAGCCTGGAGCCGACCCGTCGCGGTCTCTACGGCGGCACGGTCGGCTACTTCGGCTTCGGCGGCGACATGGACATGGCGATCGCGATCCGGACCGCGCTGCTCCGCGACGGCCACGCCTACGTGGGCGCGGGCGCGGGCATCGTGGCGGACTCCGATCCGGCCGCGGAGGAGCAGGAGACGCGGAACAAGGCCGCGGCCGTGCTCGCCGCGATCGCCGCCGCCGAGACGCTCCGGCCGGCTCGATGA
- the hisI gene encoding phosphoribosyl-AMP cyclohydrolase translates to MLDPGIAARLRRTDDGLIAAVVREHGTGEVLMLAWMDDEALRRTLATGHATYWSRSRNEYWVKGETSGHRQYVRAAALDCDGDALLLTVEQVGPACHTGTHSCFSDELPVEQGVRA, encoded by the coding sequence ATGCTCGACCCCGGCATCGCCGCGCGCCTGCGCCGGACCGATGACGGCCTGATCGCGGCCGTGGTGCGTGAGCACGGCACCGGCGAGGTGCTGATGCTGGCCTGGATGGACGACGAGGCGCTGCGGCGGACGCTCGCCACCGGGCACGCCACCTACTGGTCGCGCAGCCGCAACGAGTACTGGGTGAAGGGCGAGACGTCCGGCCACCGGCAGTACGTGCGGGCGGCCGCGCTGGACTGCGACGGCGACGCGCTGCTGCTCACGGTGGAGCAGGTCGGCCCGGCCTGCCACACCGGCACGCACAGCTGCTTCAGCGACGAGCTGCCGGTCGAGCAGGGGGTCCGGGCATGA
- the trpA gene encoding tryptophan synthase subunit alpha: MSLGGAFEKARAEGRPLIVGCMPAGFPTVGESIASMIAMVESGIDVIEVELPYSDPVMDGPVIQKASDIALANGVRTRDTFRIIEAVAETGAPVALMTYWNPVERYGVDAFARDLAAAGATGMITPDLIPDEAGEWLAASDAYRLDRTFLVSPSSTDARIAMTLRHCRGWVYATALMGVTGARDAVSSEAPDLVARIRAIDPEIPVGVGLGVRDGAQAAEVGGYADAVIVGSALIRRVLEAPDREAGLAALRELGADLAKGSRSAQR; this comes from the coding sequence GTGAGCCTCGGCGGCGCGTTCGAGAAGGCCCGCGCGGAGGGCCGGCCGCTGATCGTCGGTTGCATGCCGGCCGGTTTCCCCACGGTCGGCGAGAGCATCGCGTCGATGATCGCGATGGTGGAGTCCGGCATCGACGTGATCGAGGTCGAGCTGCCCTACTCCGATCCGGTGATGGACGGGCCGGTGATCCAGAAGGCCAGCGACATCGCGCTCGCGAACGGCGTGCGGACCCGGGACACGTTCCGGATCATCGAGGCGGTCGCGGAGACCGGCGCGCCGGTGGCGCTGATGACCTACTGGAACCCGGTCGAGCGGTACGGCGTGGACGCGTTCGCCCGCGACCTCGCCGCCGCCGGTGCGACCGGCATGATCACGCCGGACCTGATCCCGGACGAGGCCGGCGAGTGGCTGGCCGCGTCCGACGCGTACCGGCTGGATCGCACGTTCCTGGTCTCGCCGTCGTCGACGGACGCGCGGATCGCGATGACGCTGAGGCACTGCCGCGGCTGGGTCTACGCGACCGCGCTGATGGGCGTCACGGGCGCCCGCGACGCGGTCTCCTCGGAGGCGCCGGACCTGGTCGCGCGCATCCGGGCGATCGACCCGGAGATCCCGGTCGGCGTCGGCCTCGGCGTGCGTGACGGCGCCCAGGCGGCCGAGGTCGGCGGATACGCGGACGCGGTCATCGTGGGCAGCGCGCTCATCCGCCGCGTGCTGGAGGCCCCGGACCGCGAGGCCGGCCTGGCCGCACTGCGCGAACTCGGCGCCGACCTGGCCAAGGGCTCCCGCTCCGCCCAGCGCTGA
- the lgt gene encoding prolipoprotein diacylglyceryl transferase — translation MIQAVQAAIPSPSVAVWHVAGFPIRAYALCIVAGIVAAVLITEHRLRRRGAAPWVTLDIAVWAVPAGIIGARVYHVITSPQAYFGEGGEPIRALYVWEGGLGIWGAILGGALGAWFACRQYGVPLTVLADAVAPGLPVAQAIGRLGNWWNNELYGGLTTLPWGLEIHKMDDENPGRAILDGDGNPILEPGLYHPTFLYELIWNLGVAGVVLALDRRFKFGRGRAFALYAMGYTLGRFWIEMMRTDQATEFFGVRLNVFTSVIVFAGALIYFLRARGPREFLIPVLPETVPPAGTAPVDGETTPEKAKAVMPSSYHVVTEEQFEAYRDTGVIPAPGEPPVPAAAETRQDAVETQHDAVGTQQDAVETQRDADAASAAPGGDEKK, via the coding sequence GTGATTCAAGCCGTTCAAGCCGCTATCCCGAGCCCCAGCGTCGCGGTCTGGCACGTCGCGGGCTTCCCGATCCGGGCATACGCACTCTGCATCGTCGCCGGCATCGTCGCCGCCGTGCTCATCACGGAGCACCGTCTGCGCCGCCGTGGCGCCGCGCCGTGGGTGACGCTGGACATCGCGGTCTGGGCGGTGCCGGCCGGCATCATCGGCGCCCGCGTCTACCACGTCATCACGTCCCCCCAGGCCTACTTCGGCGAGGGCGGCGAACCGATCAGGGCGCTCTACGTGTGGGAGGGCGGCCTCGGCATCTGGGGCGCCATCCTGGGCGGCGCGCTCGGCGCCTGGTTCGCCTGCCGGCAGTACGGTGTCCCGCTGACCGTGCTCGCGGACGCGGTCGCGCCCGGCCTGCCGGTGGCGCAGGCGATCGGCCGGCTCGGCAACTGGTGGAACAACGAGCTCTACGGCGGCCTGACCACGCTGCCCTGGGGCCTGGAGATCCACAAGATGGACGACGAGAACCCGGGCCGCGCGATCCTGGACGGCGACGGCAACCCGATCCTGGAGCCCGGCCTCTACCACCCGACGTTCCTCTACGAACTGATCTGGAACCTCGGCGTCGCGGGCGTGGTGCTCGCGCTGGACCGGCGGTTCAAGTTCGGCCGCGGCCGGGCGTTCGCGCTGTACGCGATGGGTTACACGCTCGGCCGGTTCTGGATCGAGATGATGCGGACCGACCAGGCGACCGAGTTCTTCGGCGTCCGGCTCAACGTGTTCACCTCGGTGATCGTGTTCGCCGGCGCGCTGATCTACTTCCTGCGTGCCCGCGGCCCGCGCGAGTTCCTCATCCCGGTGCTGCCGGAGACCGTGCCGCCGGCCGGGACCGCGCCGGTCGACGGCGAGACCACACCGGAGAAGGCCAAGGCGGTCATGCCGTCCAGCTACCACGTGGTGACCGAGGAACAGTTCGAGGCGTACCGGGACACCGGCGTCATCCCCGCACCGGGCGAACCACCGGTGCCGGCCGCGGCCGAGACACGGCAGGACGCGGTCGAGACGCAGCACGACGCGGTCGGCACGCAGCAGGACGCGGTCGAGACGCAGCGGGACGCCGACGCGGCCTCCGCCGCGCCCGGCGGCGACGAGAAGAAGTAA
- the trpB gene encoding tryptophan synthase subunit beta, giving the protein MTAPALPDLAGHFGRFGGRFVPEALVAALDELDAAYRSAKADPAFQEELGGLLRDYAGTPSLLYSATRLSDRLGARILLKREDLNHTGAHKVRNVLGQALLAKRMGKRRVIAETGAGQHGVASATAAALLDLECVVYMGEVDTERQALNVARMRMLGATVVPVTNGSRTLKDALNEALRDWVASVQTTHYLLGTAAGPAPFPEIVRDFVGGIGTEARAQCLALTGGLPDAVAACVGGGSNAIGIFHAFVPDEGVRLHGFEAGGDGLETGRHAASITGGSTGVLHGARTYILQDADGQTVESHSISAGLDYPGVGPEHSWLHDTGRASYTPVTDREAMDAFQLLCRTEGIIPAIESAHALAGAAKIIPALREELGREPLVIVNLSGRGDKDVHTAGAYFGILDENETIVPEENL; this is encoded by the coding sequence ATGACCGCCCCGGCCCTGCCCGACCTGGCCGGTCACTTCGGGCGCTTCGGCGGCCGTTTCGTGCCGGAGGCGCTGGTCGCGGCGCTGGACGAGCTGGACGCGGCGTACCGGTCGGCGAAGGCCGACCCGGCGTTCCAGGAGGAGCTCGGCGGCCTGCTCCGCGACTACGCGGGCACGCCGTCACTGCTCTACTCCGCGACCCGGCTGTCCGACAGGCTCGGCGCGCGCATCCTGCTCAAGCGCGAGGACCTGAACCACACCGGCGCGCACAAGGTGCGCAACGTGCTCGGCCAGGCGCTGCTCGCGAAGCGGATGGGCAAGCGGCGGGTGATCGCGGAGACCGGGGCCGGCCAGCACGGCGTCGCCTCGGCCACCGCGGCCGCGCTGCTCGACCTCGAGTGCGTGGTCTACATGGGCGAGGTCGACACCGAGCGGCAGGCGCTGAACGTGGCCCGCATGCGCATGCTCGGCGCCACGGTCGTGCCGGTCACGAACGGCTCGCGCACGCTCAAGGACGCGCTCAACGAGGCGCTGCGCGACTGGGTGGCCAGCGTGCAGACCACGCACTACCTGCTCGGCACCGCGGCCGGGCCGGCGCCGTTCCCGGAGATCGTCCGCGACTTCGTCGGCGGCATCGGCACCGAGGCTCGGGCGCAGTGCCTGGCGCTGACCGGTGGCCTGCCGGACGCGGTCGCCGCGTGCGTGGGCGGCGGGTCGAACGCGATCGGCATCTTCCACGCCTTCGTCCCGGACGAAGGGGTCCGGCTCCACGGCTTCGAGGCCGGTGGCGACGGTCTGGAGACCGGGCGGCACGCGGCGTCGATCACCGGCGGCTCGACCGGCGTGCTGCACGGCGCCCGGACCTACATCCTCCAGGACGCCGACGGGCAGACCGTCGAGTCGCACTCGATCTCGGCCGGGCTGGACTACCCGGGCGTCGGCCCGGAGCACTCCTGGCTGCACGACACCGGGCGCGCGTCCTACACGCCGGTCACCGACCGGGAGGCGATGGACGCGTTCCAGCTGCTCTGCCGCACCGAGGGGATCATCCCGGCGATCGAGAGCGCGCACGCGCTCGCGGGCGCCGCCAAGATCATCCCGGCGCTGCGCGAGGAGCTCGGCCGCGAGCCGCTCGTGATCGTCAACCTGTCCGGGCGCGGCGACAAGGACGTGCACACCGCGGGTGCGTACTTCGGCATCCTCGACGAGAACGAGACGATCGTCCCGGAGGAGAACCTGTGA